A genomic stretch from Thermomonospora umbrina includes:
- a CDS encoding site-specific integrase yields MTHPHRPVAHVEICPLAGGPVDGVSLRVSVDEFLSSGRCRNANTRRAYAGTLDRMLAELGEHRPLHCLNDQELAYCLYRLWGARSDATWNRNLAAVRSWLDWSRARFGCAPTLPHNMERRHGGSHTESVPSRAAIEHQLSRRDVPLRERAMWRMLYETAVRTTEILALNIEDLDPAARLATLRRDCAPPKRLYWASGTAELLPLLLRLPDGGARTHGPLFLTHRRPGPGRLPALPDLCPHTGRNRLGYDRARILLKRYTGWEPQQIRRAAAAHLHERHVPPDLVSAKLRSGPHRADDPAIAEITKVLAPLRRVQ; encoded by the coding sequence ATGACGCACCCCCACCGCCCTGTGGCCCATGTGGAGATCTGCCCTCTCGCCGGCGGACCCGTGGACGGCGTCAGCCTGCGCGTCTCGGTGGACGAGTTCCTGTCGTCCGGACGATGTCGCAACGCCAACACCCGCCGCGCGTACGCCGGGACCCTCGACCGGATGCTGGCCGAGTTGGGCGAGCACCGCCCCCTGCACTGCCTGAACGACCAGGAGCTCGCCTACTGCCTGTACCGGCTGTGGGGGGCCCGTTCCGACGCCACCTGGAACCGCAACCTCGCCGCCGTCCGTTCCTGGCTGGACTGGAGCCGTGCCCGCTTCGGCTGCGCGCCCACGCTGCCCCACAACATGGAACGCCGCCACGGCGGCTCCCACACGGAGTCGGTCCCCTCCCGCGCGGCCATCGAGCACCAGTTGTCCCGCCGTGACGTTCCCCTGCGGGAACGGGCCATGTGGCGCATGCTTTACGAGACCGCCGTTCGGACCACCGAGATCCTCGCCCTCAACATCGAGGATCTGGACCCGGCGGCCCGGCTCGCGACGCTGCGGCGGGACTGCGCACCTCCCAAACGCCTCTACTGGGCCTCCGGTACCGCCGAGCTGCTGCCGCTGCTCCTTCGACTCCCCGACGGGGGTGCGCGTACGCACGGCCCGCTCTTCCTCACCCATCGCCGTCCCGGCCCCGGACGTCTCCCGGCGCTCCCGGACCTGTGCCCCCACACCGGCCGCAACCGCCTCGGCTACGACCGGGCCCGCATCCTCCTCAAGAGGTACACCGGCTGGGAGCCTCAGCAGATCCGTCGGGCCGCCGCCGCGCATCTCCACGAACGCCACGTTCCGCCCGATCTCGTCAGCGCCAAGCTCCGCAGCGGCCCGCACCGGGCGGACGATCCCGCCATCGCCGAGATCACCAAGGTCCTCGCCCCGCTCCGACGCGTTCAGTAG
- a CDS encoding sensor histidine kinase: MRRRLRLTVRVRLTALYGAVVLVTGAALLAIVYLLLKTDVEAKNQAIGSLLERPDVTAALKAKAAGKDGQGLFVGVAVVDARNETLDRLLTVSGFALAGLAVTAGLTGWWLAGRVLGPVRTITATARRLSWRDLDRRIAMTGPEDELKELADTFDAMLTRLERAFESQRRFVANASHELRNPLALQRMAIQVGLRTADAERLPDIRADLLSANRRMERLIDGLLLLARSDGGLRRREPLALPEVVAEALDEYRERVAEAGVTLTTDLAEARVLGDGVLVAQLVSNLVDNGLRYNRRGGTVEVRTEPDGTLRVRNTGPPVPADRIATLFQPFTRLPDAETTDGTAHRGAGLGLSIVQAIVTAHDGRVTATGNPDGGLTVTVRLPSARDH; encoded by the coding sequence ATGCGGCGGCGTCTCCGGCTGACCGTGCGGGTCCGCCTCACCGCGTTGTACGGGGCGGTGGTGCTGGTCACCGGCGCCGCCCTGCTCGCCATCGTGTACCTGCTGCTCAAGACCGACGTCGAGGCCAAGAACCAGGCGATCGGCTCGCTCCTGGAACGGCCGGACGTGACCGCCGCGCTGAAGGCCAAGGCCGCCGGGAAGGACGGTCAGGGCCTGTTCGTGGGTGTGGCGGTGGTGGACGCCCGCAACGAGACCCTGGACCGGCTGCTCACCGTGTCGGGATTCGCGCTGGCGGGGCTGGCCGTGACCGCGGGGCTGACCGGCTGGTGGCTGGCGGGCCGGGTGCTGGGGCCGGTGCGGACCATCACCGCCACCGCACGGCGGCTGTCCTGGCGCGATCTCGACCGGCGGATCGCGATGACCGGCCCCGAGGACGAGCTGAAGGAGCTGGCCGACACGTTCGACGCCATGCTGACCCGGTTGGAGCGCGCGTTCGAGAGTCAGCGGCGCTTCGTCGCGAACGCCTCCCACGAGCTGCGCAATCCGCTGGCGCTGCAACGGATGGCGATCCAGGTCGGGCTGCGCACCGCCGACGCCGAACGACTGCCCGACATCCGCGCCGACCTGCTGTCCGCGAACCGGCGGATGGAACGCCTCATCGACGGACTGCTGCTGCTCGCGCGCAGCGACGGCGGCCTGCGCCGGCGAGAGCCGCTGGCCCTGCCGGAGGTGGTCGCCGAGGCCCTCGACGAGTATCGCGAACGGGTCGCCGAGGCGGGTGTCACGCTGACCACCGACCTGGCCGAGGCGCGGGTCCTGGGCGACGGGGTGCTGGTCGCGCAACTGGTGTCGAACCTGGTCGACAACGGGCTCCGCTACAACCGGCGAGGCGGCACCGTGGAGGTGCGCACCGAGCCGGACGGGACGCTGCGGGTGCGCAACACCGGTCCGCCGGTCCCCGCCGACCGGATCGCCACCCTGTTCCAGCCGTTCACCCGGCTGCCGGACGCCGAGACCACCGACGGGACGGCGCACCGGGGGGCGGGGCTGGGCCTGTCGATCGTGCAGGCCATCGTGACCGCCCACGACGGCCGGGTGACGGCGACCGGCAATCCCGACGGCGGACTGACCGTGACGGTACGGCTACCGTCCGCGCGCGACCACTGA
- a CDS encoding immunity 49 family protein, giving the protein MRTVPRHEIDLAMAKDGADWFHKRNFEAIIPRLKAEPSGLDSLLYQAGLELNYRCVADPTARFVQTWESATLATQAGSALYATGLRTEGTVECLIHDDRLDLPAVGPQWWMDLERWRKAVFYAMTCRDRERTDLLCSVTPQFMQSATGAAPLPWAFPFIEAVRGWWRREEGYFDHLLEAARLADPEDPTLDDESREHVALNVFPQIRVFGAVVAGQAAEFNDALFEALELHRTFWTRDTRRAEDPLGYVALPLLAFTCLAKETGIPIEVRSEYLPQNLVDGSWVGSYTF; this is encoded by the coding sequence ATGCGCACCGTGCCGAGGCATGAGATCGATCTCGCCATGGCGAAGGACGGGGCGGACTGGTTCCACAAGCGGAACTTCGAGGCGATCATCCCTCGGCTGAAGGCGGAGCCCAGCGGGCTCGACAGCCTGCTCTACCAGGCCGGTCTGGAGTTGAACTATCGGTGCGTGGCCGATCCGACGGCGCGTTTCGTGCAGACGTGGGAGAGCGCGACGCTCGCGACGCAGGCGGGGTCGGCGCTGTACGCCACCGGGTTGCGTACCGAGGGCACCGTCGAGTGCCTCATCCACGACGACCGGCTCGACCTGCCGGCGGTCGGCCCGCAATGGTGGATGGACCTCGAACGCTGGCGGAAGGCCGTCTTCTACGCGATGACCTGCCGCGACAGAGAACGCACGGACCTGCTGTGCTCGGTCACGCCGCAGTTCATGCAGTCGGCCACCGGCGCGGCACCGCTCCCCTGGGCCTTCCCGTTCATCGAGGCCGTCAGGGGATGGTGGCGACGCGAGGAGGGCTACTTCGACCACCTGCTGGAGGCCGCCCGGCTGGCCGACCCCGAGGACCCCACGCTCGACGACGAGAGCCGGGAGCACGTCGCCTTGAACGTGTTCCCGCAGATCAGGGTGTTCGGCGCGGTCGTGGCCGGGCAGGCGGCGGAGTTCAACGACGCCCTGTTCGAGGCCCTGGAGCTGCACCGGACGTTCTGGACCCGCGACACCCGACGCGCGGAGGACCCATTGGGGTACGTGGCGCTCCCCCTGCTGGCCTTCACCTGTCTGGCCAAGGAGACCGGCATCCCCATCGAGGTCCGGTCCGAGTACCTCCCGCAGAACCTCGTCGACGGCTCGTGGGTCGGCTCGTACACCTTCTGA
- a CDS encoding ABC transporter permease produces MNAPVPAPDPVRLNPADLVRIGLGGLRGRPLRALLSALGIAIGISAMVSVVGISTASRAELLDQISRLGTGMLTARPGQNLFGDPARLPAEAPGMVARVPGVRSASAVGTVPGATVRRTDLIPPTDTGGLAVSAARLDLLRTLDGRVAAGGFLTSATAGHPTTVLGSVAAERLGVDRPGDQVYLADRWFTVTGILAPLPLAPEISRSALVGWPVAERLLGFDGRPTTVYVRSSDDAVTSVWDLLAPTINPEAPQDVQVTRPSDALTAQLAARSAFNGLFIGLGAVALLVGGVGVANTMVISVLERRREIGLRRALGAHRRQIRAQFLTESIALAALGGLGGILLGLLITIGYATLRGWPLALPGTALAGGVLAAAAIGALAGLYPAHRAARLTPTEALRAT; encoded by the coding sequence GTGAACGCCCCGGTCCCCGCCCCCGACCCGGTCCGGCTGAACCCTGCGGACCTGGTGCGGATCGGCCTGGGCGGGCTGCGCGGCCGGCCGCTGCGCGCGCTGCTGTCGGCGCTGGGCATCGCCATCGGCATCTCCGCCATGGTCTCCGTCGTCGGGATCAGCACCGCGAGCCGCGCCGAACTGCTCGACCAGATCAGCAGGCTGGGCACCGGCATGCTGACCGCCCGCCCCGGCCAGAACCTGTTCGGCGACCCCGCCAGACTCCCCGCCGAGGCCCCCGGCATGGTCGCCCGCGTCCCCGGGGTGCGCTCCGCGTCCGCCGTGGGCACGGTGCCCGGGGCCACCGTCCGCCGCACCGACCTGATCCCGCCCACCGACACCGGCGGTCTGGCGGTCAGCGCCGCCCGGCTGGACCTGCTGCGGACCCTGGACGGCCGGGTGGCCGCCGGCGGCTTCCTCACCTCTGCCACCGCCGGCCATCCCACCACGGTGCTCGGCTCGGTCGCGGCGGAGCGGCTCGGCGTGGACCGTCCCGGCGACCAGGTGTACCTGGCGGACCGCTGGTTCACCGTGACCGGCATCCTGGCGCCGCTGCCGCTGGCCCCCGAGATCAGCCGTTCCGCGCTGGTCGGCTGGCCGGTGGCGGAGCGGCTGCTGGGGTTCGACGGGCGGCCCACGACGGTCTACGTCCGGTCGTCCGACGACGCGGTGACCTCCGTGTGGGACCTGCTCGCGCCCACCATCAACCCCGAGGCCCCGCAGGACGTCCAGGTCACCCGGCCGTCCGACGCGCTCACCGCGCAGCTCGCCGCCCGGAGCGCGTTCAACGGGCTGTTCATCGGCCTCGGCGCGGTGGCCCTGCTGGTCGGCGGGGTCGGGGTGGCCAACACCATGGTCATCTCGGTGCTGGAGCGGCGGCGGGAGATCGGGCTGCGCCGGGCGCTCGGGGCGCACCGGCGGCAGATCCGCGCCCAGTTCCTCACCGAGTCGATCGCGCTGGCAGCGCTGGGCGGTCTCGGCGGGATCCTGCTGGGCCTGCTCATCACGATCGGCTACGCCACCCTCCGCGGCTGGCCCCTCGCCCTGCCGGGCACCGCCCTGGCGGGCGGCGTCCTCGCCGCGGCCGCCATCGGTGCGCTGGCCGGGCTCTACCCCGCCCATCGCGCCGCCCGCCTGACCCCGACGGAGGCACTGAGAGCGACATGA
- a CDS encoding JmjC domain-containing protein, giving the protein MIDPVGVEAFLADHWERRPLLVRRDDPKSHADLLTLADLDRILALSSIRGSDIRVVDNGQETPIAELAEGAGGPGNVLEVLYARYRAGATLAVNFLHERWEPLSEFCRALGAELSAIVHTNVYLTPAGRRGLVPHFDNHDVFVAQLHGSKHWRFYSSPDRLPLRDATYRPPAEGPGEPVLELDVHPGDMLYVPRGWVHEASSEEETSLHLTIGVQPVVWVDLLYKAVDLLAANDVTWRRGLPLGFSTDETAARRTAELTADLLSALPSALPVDSALADLTRRSVAGRQTVLDGHLLDLDRLDREAEPDLDSRLLRRPRLLWRLTHEDGADRIALDFHGKTVRLPAAVADEVEFVAGAAEFSPREIPGGLDDEGRLVLVRRLLHEGFLTFA; this is encoded by the coding sequence TTGATCGATCCGGTCGGTGTCGAGGCGTTCCTGGCCGACCACTGGGAGCGCAGGCCGCTGCTCGTCCGGCGCGACGATCCCAAGAGCCACGCCGACCTGCTCACCCTGGCGGACCTCGACCGGATCCTGGCGCTGTCCAGCATCCGCGGCAGCGACATCCGCGTGGTGGACAACGGCCAGGAGACGCCCATCGCGGAGCTCGCCGAGGGCGCGGGCGGGCCGGGCAACGTGCTCGAGGTGCTGTACGCCCGGTACCGCGCGGGCGCGACCCTGGCCGTCAACTTCCTGCACGAACGCTGGGAGCCGCTGTCGGAGTTCTGTCGGGCGCTCGGCGCCGAGCTCAGCGCCATCGTGCACACCAACGTGTACCTCACGCCGGCCGGCCGGCGCGGCCTGGTGCCGCACTTCGACAACCACGACGTGTTCGTCGCCCAGTTGCACGGCTCCAAGCACTGGCGGTTCTACTCCTCCCCCGACCGCCTCCCCCTGCGGGACGCCACCTACCGTCCGCCCGCCGAGGGCCCCGGTGAGCCCGTGCTGGAGTTGGACGTCCATCCGGGCGACATGCTCTACGTGCCGCGCGGTTGGGTCCACGAGGCGTCCTCGGAGGAGGAGACCAGCCTGCACCTGACGATCGGCGTGCAGCCCGTGGTGTGGGTCGACCTCCTCTACAAGGCCGTGGACCTGCTGGCCGCGAACGACGTCACCTGGCGCCGGGGCCTGCCCCTGGGATTCTCCACCGACGAGACGGCCGCCCGGAGGACCGCCGAGCTGACCGCCGACCTGCTGAGCGCGCTGCCGTCGGCGCTGCCCGTGGACTCCGCGCTCGCCGACCTGACACGACGCAGCGTGGCGGGCCGCCAGACGGTGCTGGACGGCCATCTGCTCGACCTCGATCGGCTCGACCGGGAGGCCGAGCCCGACCTCGACTCCCGGCTGCTCCGCCGGCCCCGGCTGCTGTGGCGGCTCACCCACGAGGACGGGGCCGACCGGATCGCGCTGGACTTCCACGGCAAGACCGTTCGGCTGCCCGCCGCGGTCGCCGACGAGGTGGAGTTCGTCGCGGGGGCGGCCGAGTTCAGCCCCCGTGAGATCCCCGGCGGTCTGGACGACGAGGGCCGGCTGGTCCTGGTGCGGCGGCTGCTGCACGAGGGCTTCCTGACCTTCGCCTGA
- a CDS encoding peptidoglycan-binding protein, with translation MDRNPPSPSTPRMAEPLGSLDDAPGAEASRSSPPRRRRRRWLAAGLVVLAGGVAVAGVATARGGSATEETAGPAPRTATVTRADLAERQQVDGALGPAETYRIIARGFPGGTLTGVPQVGRRIGRGQEVFEANGRTVPLFYGRSPLWRTLHEGVSDGRDVKILQNNLIKLGHGDGLEVDGHFGPATETAVERWQDDLNVDETGVVEPGDVVVQPGPLHVSAVHASPGSPAQGRILTATGSGAQVVAEVPVTQAQLAVPDAEVGITLPGGRRTTGTVERVGTAADAAEDENGSRDLTDATVPAYITLNDPDAVGRLTGGPVQVYFTSRVHRNVLAVPVGALLAMPGGGYAVDVVAAGGVTRRVPVRIGVFDGGRVEVQGAGLAAGTAVKAAAS, from the coding sequence ATGGACCGGAACCCCCCGTCGCCCTCGACGCCGCGCATGGCCGAGCCGCTCGGCTCGCTCGACGACGCCCCGGGCGCCGAGGCCTCGCGGTCCTCCCCGCCGCGCCGCCGTCGCCGACGGTGGCTGGCGGCGGGACTGGTCGTCCTCGCCGGGGGCGTGGCCGTGGCCGGCGTGGCCACCGCCCGCGGCGGATCCGCGACCGAGGAGACCGCCGGCCCGGCGCCCCGCACCGCCACCGTCACCCGCGCCGACCTGGCCGAACGCCAACAGGTCGACGGGGCCCTCGGGCCCGCCGAGACGTACCGGATCATCGCCCGCGGATTCCCCGGCGGCACCCTCACCGGGGTGCCGCAGGTGGGTCGGCGGATCGGCCGCGGTCAGGAGGTGTTCGAGGCGAACGGACGCACGGTCCCGCTGTTCTACGGACGTTCGCCGCTGTGGCGGACCCTGCATGAGGGCGTGTCCGACGGCAGGGACGTCAAGATCCTGCAGAACAACCTCATCAAGCTCGGCCACGGCGACGGCCTGGAGGTCGACGGGCACTTCGGGCCCGCCACCGAGACCGCCGTCGAACGCTGGCAGGACGACCTGAACGTCGACGAGACCGGTGTGGTCGAACCCGGCGACGTGGTCGTCCAGCCGGGTCCCCTGCACGTCTCGGCCGTGCACGCCTCCCCGGGCTCCCCGGCCCAGGGCCGGATCCTCACCGCCACCGGCTCGGGCGCCCAGGTCGTCGCCGAGGTGCCGGTGACCCAGGCCCAGCTCGCGGTGCCCGACGCCGAGGTCGGCATCACCCTGCCGGGCGGCCGGCGCACCACCGGAACCGTCGAGCGCGTCGGCACGGCCGCCGACGCCGCCGAGGACGAGAACGGCTCCCGCGACCTGACGGACGCCACCGTCCCCGCGTACATCACCCTGAACGACCCCGACGCCGTCGGGCGGCTCACCGGCGGGCCCGTTCAGGTGTACTTCACCAGCCGGGTCCACCGGAACGTGCTCGCCGTGCCCGTCGGCGCGCTGCTGGCCATGCCCGGCGGCGGCTACGCCGTGGACGTCGTGGCGGCCGGCGGCGTCACCCGCAGGGTGCCGGTGCGGATCGGCGTGTTCGACGGCGGCCGGGTCGAGGTGCAGGGGGCCGGGCTGGCCGCCGGGACGGCGGTCAAGGCGGCGGCGTCATGA
- a CDS encoding response regulator transcription factor produces MRVLVVEDERELAAYVADGLRAEALAVDVSHDGAGARERLAVTEYDVVVLDRNLPDVPGDEICRELVSERPRTRVLMLTAQSSVTERVAGLNLGADDYLVKPFDFDELAARVRGLARRAVSAAPPVLERGGVVLDVAHRAAYRDGRALSLSPKEFGLLHALLTANGAVVSTEELLERVWDENADPFTSAVRVTMSKLRAKLGDPPVITTLPGSGYRIR; encoded by the coding sequence GTGCGCGTACTGGTGGTCGAGGACGAGCGGGAGTTGGCCGCCTATGTCGCCGACGGGCTGCGGGCCGAGGCGCTGGCGGTGGACGTGTCCCATGACGGTGCGGGGGCCCGGGAGCGGCTGGCGGTGACCGAGTACGACGTGGTGGTGCTGGACCGCAACCTGCCCGACGTCCCCGGTGACGAGATCTGCCGGGAGCTGGTGAGCGAACGGCCCCGGACCCGGGTGCTGATGCTCACCGCGCAGTCGAGCGTGACGGAACGGGTGGCGGGCCTCAATCTGGGCGCCGACGATTACCTGGTCAAGCCGTTCGACTTCGACGAACTCGCGGCGCGGGTGCGCGGGCTGGCGCGCCGGGCGGTGTCGGCCGCCCCGCCGGTCCTGGAGCGCGGCGGCGTCGTGCTCGACGTGGCGCATCGCGCCGCGTACCGCGACGGACGGGCGCTGTCGCTGTCGCCCAAGGAGTTCGGGCTGCTCCACGCGCTGCTGACCGCGAACGGCGCGGTGGTGAGCACCGAGGAGCTGCTGGAACGGGTCTGGGACGAGAACGCCGACCCGTTCACCAGCGCGGTCCGCGTCACGATGAGCAAGCTGCGCGCCAAGCTGGGCGATCCGCCGGTCATCACGACGCTGCCCGGCAGCGGCTACCGGATCCGATGA
- a CDS encoding cytochrome P450 yields MSLDAADGTESADRLGWAWPDLPPGELGAPSPMFAVRHAEAPLAPLTLPSGDRIRAIARYEDIRTVMAHSATSRNLRYEGAPRVTKGLSIEDDPASMLNMDSPEHTRLRRILSGTFTPRQIEGWRPRVREIAGELVDTVAAASGPVDLVEAFAFPLPSLVICELMGVPAADQSRFRHWTELFLSTGDASAEDRVSAALDFAGYAAELIATHRERPGDDLIDVLVQARDDDDRLTEDELVALVFGLILAGHETTASQITRGALRLLSHPERWAALVDDPGLTPAVVEEILRYDGPGGYGMLRRMTERVELSGGVVEAGEAVFLLLPAGNMDPDVFPEPESFEVTRFDGTGDRAHGPHLSFGHGPHYCLGANLARMELQVAFETLATRLPSLHLAAPATTVPWIGEALIHRPVSVPVSV; encoded by the coding sequence ATGTCGCTGGACGCAGCGGACGGTACGGAGAGCGCGGACCGGCTGGGATGGGCCTGGCCCGACCTGCCGCCGGGAGAGCTGGGAGCGCCGTCGCCGATGTTCGCCGTTCGGCACGCGGAGGCGCCGCTGGCCCCGCTCACGCTGCCCAGCGGCGACCGGATCCGCGCCATCGCACGGTACGAGGACATCCGCACCGTGATGGCCCACTCGGCGACCAGCCGGAACCTGCGGTACGAGGGCGCGCCGCGGGTGACCAAGGGGCTCAGCATCGAGGACGACCCCGCGTCGATGCTCAACATGGATTCGCCCGAGCACACCCGGCTGCGCCGGATCCTGTCGGGCACGTTCACGCCGCGCCAGATCGAGGGCTGGCGTCCCCGGGTCCGCGAGATCGCCGGCGAACTCGTCGACACGGTCGCCGCGGCGTCCGGGCCGGTCGACCTCGTGGAGGCGTTCGCCTTTCCGCTGCCCAGCCTGGTCATCTGCGAGCTGATGGGCGTGCCGGCGGCGGACCAGTCACGATTCCGGCACTGGACGGAGCTGTTCCTGTCCACCGGGGACGCCTCGGCCGAGGACCGCGTCTCCGCCGCGCTCGACTTCGCCGGGTACGCGGCGGAGCTGATCGCGACGCATCGGGAACGGCCCGGCGACGACCTCATCGACGTGCTGGTGCAGGCCCGTGACGACGACGACCGGCTGACCGAGGACGAGCTGGTCGCGCTGGTCTTCGGGCTGATCCTCGCCGGGCACGAGACCACGGCCTCGCAGATCACCCGGGGCGCGCTGCGGCTGCTGAGCCATCCCGAGCGCTGGGCGGCGCTGGTGGACGATCCCGGGCTGACGCCGGCGGTGGTGGAGGAGATCCTGCGGTACGACGGGCCCGGCGGGTACGGCATGCTGCGGCGGATGACCGAGCGCGTGGAGCTGAGCGGCGGTGTCGTCGAGGCCGGCGAGGCCGTCTTCCTGCTGCTGCCGGCGGGCAACATGGACCCGGACGTGTTCCCCGAGCCGGAGAGCTTCGAGGTGACGAGGTTCGACGGGACGGGGGACAGGGCGCACGGGCCGCACCTGAGCTTCGGCCACGGCCCGCACTACTGCCTCGGGGCCAACCTCGCCCGGATGGAGCTGCAGGTGGCGTTCGAGACGTTGGCCACCCGGCTGCCCTCGCTGCATCTGGCGGCGCCGGCCACGACGGTGCCGTGGATCGGCGAGGCGCTCATCCACCGCCCGGTCTCGGTGCCCGTCTCCGTCTAG
- a CDS encoding ABC transporter ATP-binding protein translates to MTPVLQMDDVVKRYDGGVHAVRGVSLTVEAGELLAVVGPSGSGKSSLLHLMGALDRPTSGTVRLLGHDTAAVDDRRLSAMRATWIGFVFQQFMLIPHLTAVDNVAAGLIYLGAPPAARTRLATAALRRVGLGHRLDHRPQEMSGGEQQRVAVARAIVARPPLVLADEPTGNLDSAAGEGVLSLLRELHDEGTTIIIVTHDNGIADALPRKVEVFDGRIRFDGRASEALT, encoded by the coding sequence ATGACTCCTGTGCTGCAGATGGACGACGTCGTCAAACGCTACGACGGCGGCGTCCACGCGGTGCGCGGCGTGTCCCTCACCGTGGAGGCCGGCGAACTCCTCGCCGTCGTGGGCCCGTCCGGCTCCGGCAAGTCCTCCCTGCTGCACCTGATGGGGGCGCTGGACCGACCGACCTCCGGCACCGTCCGGCTCCTGGGGCACGACACCGCGGCCGTCGACGACCGCAGGCTCTCGGCCATGCGCGCCACCTGGATCGGGTTCGTGTTCCAGCAGTTCATGCTGATCCCGCACCTGACGGCGGTGGACAACGTCGCCGCCGGGCTGATCTACCTGGGCGCGCCGCCCGCCGCGCGGACCCGGCTGGCCACCGCCGCGCTCCGCCGGGTCGGGCTGGGCCACCGGCTCGACCACCGGCCGCAGGAGATGTCCGGCGGTGAACAGCAACGGGTCGCGGTCGCTAGGGCCATCGTCGCCCGACCTCCGCTGGTGCTGGCCGACGAACCCACCGGCAACCTCGACTCCGCTGCCGGGGAGGGCGTGCTGAGCCTCCTCCGCGAACTCCACGACGAGGGAACGACCATCATCATCGTCACCCACGACAACGGCATCGCCGACGCGCTTCCCCGCAAGGTGGAGGTGTTCGACGGCCGGATCCGCTTCGACGGCCGGGCATCGGAGGCGCTGACGTGA